TGATCGCGCGCGACGGGGTGTACCAGCGCCTGATGGGACCGCAGGTCGCCGCGGCGGCTGTCGAGCGTCCGGCGCCCGCGCCGCGTACGGCAACGACGTCGCGCGCCACGGAGCCCGACGTGCGCGCGCTCGCCGCCGATGCCGCCGAAATCGGCTGGGCCGACACCTTGCGCAGTCTCTTGCGCTTCGTACGGCCGTGGCGCACGCAACTCACGCTGACGGTGCTGTGCGGGATCGGCCGGGTGCTGGCGTTTGTCGGTGTCGGGATACTCGGCGCGCTGGTGGTGGCGGGCATCGCATCGGGCAAGCCGGTGACGGCGCTGACCCTCGCGCTGCTCGTCAGCGCACCGGTCGCGGCGGCGTTGCACTGGCTGGAATCCTGGCTCGCGCACGACATGGCGTATCACCTCCTCTCCGAGATGCGTATCGCGCTGTTCGCCAAGCTCGAACGGCTCGCGCCCGCGTATCTTTTGCGCCGCCGCTCCGGCGATCTGGTCGCGCTTGCCACGCAGGACGTCGAAACCGTCGAGTATTTTTACGCGCACACGGTCGCCCCGGCGTTCGTCGCGGTGCTGGTGCCGGCCGCCGTGCTGGCGGTGCTGGCATGGGTCGCATGGCCGCTCGCGCTGGTGCTGTTGCCGTTCCTCGCGGTGGCGGGATTAACGCCGGTGCTGGCGCGCGGCAAGATCGACCGGCTGGGCGGCGCGGCGCGCGCGGCCTTGGGGCAGCTCGGCGCGCATCTCACCGAGACGATCCAGGGACTCGCGGAACTGATCGCGTTCCAGGCGGTGGGGCGCCGCCGCGCGGTCTTTCTCGACGATCTCGCGGCCTATCAGCGACAGCGTTCGGCATTGCAGGACGACCTGTCGCGGCAGAGCGCCGCGCTCGATATCGCCACCGGTCTCGGCGGTCTCGCGGTCGCCTTGCTCGGCGCGGTGCTGGCCGCGCGCGGCTGGTTCGCGCACGAGTGGCTGCCGCTGCTGGTGCTGGTCGCGGTGGCGGCCTTCATGCCGGTCGCGGAGATCGGTCAGGTCGCGCGCCAGCTGGCCGATACGATCGCGTCGACGCGCCGGCTGCATGTCGTCGAGTCGGAGCCGGAACCGGTCGTCGACGGCGATCTGCCGGTGCCGGCGAATCCGGAGGTGCGTTTCGATGCGGTGAGCTTTGCGTATCCGGGACGCCGCGAAGCCGCGCTCAGCGACGTGAGCTTCGCGGTGCGGCCGGGCAGCACGATCGCGCTGGTGGGCGCTTCGGGTGCGGGCAAGTCGACGCTCGCGAATCTGCTGTTGCGGTTCTGGGACCCGCGCGAGGGACGCATCACGCTGGGCGGCGTGGATCTGCGCCGCCTGCACCCGGACGGTTTGCGGCAGCACATCGCGCTGGTCGCGCAAGACACCTATCTGTTCAACGACACGCTGGAGGCCAACATTCGCCTGGCCGGCCGCGACGTGTCCGATGCCGACGTGCGCCGGGCGCTCGAACGCGCGGCGCTCAGCGAGTTCATCGAGGCACTGCCGGAAGGGCTCGCGACGCGCGTCGGCGAACGCGGCGTGCAACTGTCGGGCGGACAGCGGCAGCGCGTGGCGATTGCGCGCGCGTTTCTGAAGGATGCGCCGATCCTCATCATGGACGAAGCGACCTCGCATCTCGACACGATCAGCGAGCAGCAGATCCGCGCTGCGCTGGAGGAATTGATGTCGCAACGGACGTCGATCATCATCGCGCACCGGCTGTCGACGATTCAAGGCGCGGACACGATTCTCGTGATGGACGCGGGGCGCGTGGTCGAAGCGGGCAGTCACGCGCAACTGCTGGCGGCCGGCGGTGCGTATGCGCGGCTCGTCGCGAACCAGTCGTCGATGGTGGCGGCCTGACAAGCCGGGCGCGGCGCGACGGTTGTCGATCGTCGATCGCCGCATAGCTGCCGCAAACGGGTTCGACTGGCCCGCATTCCGCGCGGCGGCAACCTGTCCCTTCTGGTAGTGGCCGTTCGTCAGGCGCGCCGGTATCGTCTCGTGTCTTAGCCGCAGCGGCGCGGTTCAGGTTTGCGCCCGCCGCTCCCGTGGACTACAAATCTAAACCGGAGCGCAGCCGCGCGCGTTACCCCGCGCGCGCTGCCGACACGCTTTTCGGCATTCCCCGCAACCCGTTACCCCGGGTTTCGAATCCCACCGATAAGGAGACGTCCGTCATGGGTATGCGCCCAGATCCCACCTTCCACGCCTCGCCCCGGCTCGCGATGGAGGCGCCGCCGGAAGACTACGCGTACACGCTGCTCCTCAGTCCCGACTTCTCGCAACCGGACGCGCTCGCGGTAATCGACGTGAAGCCCGGCTCGCCGACCTACAGTCAGGTCGTGCACACGGTGACCATGCCGAATACCGGCGACGAGTTTCATCACTTCGGCTGGAATGCGTGTTCGTCGTCGCTGTCGCCGCTGAGCGGTCATGCGTTTCTCGAACGGCGCTATCTGATCATTCCTGGGCTGCGTTCCTCGCGCATCTACGTGGTGGATACGAAGCCGCATCCGACCCAGGCGCGCATCCACAAGATCATCGAACCCGACGAAGTGTTCCGCAAAACCGGCTACTCGCGCCCGCACACCGTGCATTGCGGACCCGAGGGGATTTACGTGAGTACGCTGGGCGGCGCGGGCAAGGACGGCACCGACGGGCCGCCGGGCATTTTCATCATGGATTGCGAGACCTTCGAGGTGCTGGGCCGCTGGGAGATCGATCGCGGCGCGCAGGAGAAGCACTACGATTTCTGGTGGAATCTGCCGCGCGATTACATGGTGTCGAGCGAGTGGGGATTGCCGCCGCAATTCGAAAACGGCATCGTGCCGGAAGACCTGCTCGCGAATCGATACGGCCACCGTCTGCACTTCTGGGATCTGCGCGCGCGCCGCAACGTGCAGACACTCGACCTCGGCGCGAACCATCAGATGGCGCTCGAAGTACGGCCCGCGCACGATCCGGGCCGCGAATACGGCTTCGTCGGCGTGGTGATCGACACCACCAATCTGGAAGGATCGATCTGGACGTGGTGGCGCGAAGGCGGGCAGTTCCATATCGAGAAGACCGCGACGATTCCGGCCGAACCGGCTGCCGCCGAACTGTTGCCGCCGCTGTTGCAGGGCTTCGGCGCGGTGCCGCCGCTCGTCACCGACATCGATCTTTCCATCGACGACAAATTTCTCTACGTCGCGTGCTGGGGCACCGGCGAGCTGCGGCAGTACGACGTGACCGAGCCACGCAAGCCGAAGCTGACGGGCTCGGTGCATATCGGCGGAATTGCGCGGCGCGCGCCGCATCCGAATGGGCAACGCTACGGCGGCGGTCCGCAGATGGTCGAGATCAGTCGCGACGGCAAACGCGTGTACTGGACCAACTCGCTCTATTCGAGCTGGGACGACCAGTTCTATCCGGACGGCGTGCCGGCCGCCAAGGTGATGGCGCACGTGGAGCCGAACGGCGGCCTCTTTCTCGACAAGGACTTCTGGGTCACGTTTCCGGATGGCTACCGCTCGCATCAGATTCGCCTCGAAGGCGGCGACTGTTCGACGGATTCGTTCTGTTATCCGTCGGTGGGCAGTTGAGCGGCGTGGCCTGGTCGCAGACCGGGCTGTGGCTGGCCGTGCTCGCGAGCGGCCTCTATCACGGCCTGAATCCGGCGATGGGCTGGCCGCTCGCGGTATCGAGCGGTCTGATGCAGCGGCGCGGCCAGGCGTTGTGGCGCGCGCTGCTGTATCTCGCGGCCGGTCATGTGCTGGCGATGTTCGCGGTGATGCTGCCTTTCGCGATGCTGGCCGTATTGCTCGCGTGGCAGCGGCAGATTCAGGCCGGCGCGAGCGTGCTCGTGATCGGCTTCGGCGCGTGGCTGCTGGTGCAGAAACGGCATCCGCGTTTTCTCGCGCGGATCGCGCCGTCGAAACTCGCGCTGTGGTCGTTCGCGGTGGCGATCGCGCATGGCGCTGGCTTGATGCTGGTGCCGGTTTATCTCGGGCTGTGCCGCGCGTACGGGATGGATCGCGCGCATCGCGCCGCGCAGACGCTGATCGACGCGAATCTGCGCATGGCCTTGCTGGTGTCCGCCGCGCATGCGGCTGCGATGATGCTGGCCGGCGGTACGCTGGCCTGGCTGGTGTATCGCTACCTCGGGCTCAAGTTCGTGTCGCGGAGCTGGTTCAATCTGGATGCGGTCTGGGCAGTCAGTCTCGTGCTGGTCGGGACGTTGTCGCTGGCGGTGCTGGCCGTGGATGGGTTCGGGGCGTAAGCGCGTCGTGGGTGGCGGCGGGAGGCAAGTTGTCCGCGTTGTCCGCGTTGTCCGTGACGTCG
The sequence above is a segment of the Paraburkholderia sp. D15 genome. Coding sequences within it:
- a CDS encoding ABC transporter ATP-binding protein, which codes for MYFDSRLWAMLAGLRLRVAAAVGLGLAALVFGVLRFVFLGRMLALAFQGAPVREVALAAAGVAVCVLLRAGLDHRRVVLAQGTAGRVQSVLRARLFDRLAALGPAWFGAERTGGVMLAVIDGVEQLQTFFGAYVPQLVIAACAPVLIFAVLAWWDVPTAAVLLVAALVTLALPMLVHNADRQAALARSRAFKAFGEEFLDAVQGLPTLKAFGQSGAFARKLAERARALSNSTFWVLALGLLTRFFTDLGTGLGAAAAIAVGGWRVSHGEMSLEALLIVLMAGTEVFRPLRDLRAVLHQGMIGQSAASAIHALLEARSEAPAAGGAQVAGLSPGIAFEAVGFSYPGRRAVAHAGLSFAIGAGETVGIVGPSGAGKSTILRLLLRQHDAQSGTIRIGGQDIRALDPDQVRGMIAIVAQDTTLFDGTIADNLRLGRPDAGDADVIAAATAANIHDFIAALPQGYATRIGERGATLSGGQRQRIAIARALLRDAPILVLDEALSAVDAENEAVIQQALDRLMRGRTTLILAHRLSSVIGADRILVLDQGRVVESGKHAELIARDGVYQRLMGPQVAAAAVERPAPAPRTATTSRATEPDVRALAADAAEIGWADTLRSLLRFVRPWRTQLTLTVLCGIGRVLAFVGVGILGALVVAGIASGKPVTALTLALLVSAPVAAALHWLESWLAHDMAYHLLSEMRIALFAKLERLAPAYLLRRRSGDLVALATQDVETVEYFYAHTVAPAFVAVLVPAAVLAVLAWVAWPLALVLLPFLAVAGLTPVLARGKIDRLGGAARAALGQLGAHLTETIQGLAELIAFQAVGRRRAVFLDDLAAYQRQRSALQDDLSRQSAALDIATGLGGLAVALLGAVLAARGWFAHEWLPLLVLVAVAAFMPVAEIGQVARQLADTIASTRRLHVVESEPEPVVDGDLPVPANPEVRFDAVSFAYPGRREAALSDVSFAVRPGSTIALVGASGAGKSTLANLLLRFWDPREGRITLGGVDLRRLHPDGLRQHIALVAQDTYLFNDTLEANIRLAGRDVSDADVRRALERAALSEFIEALPEGLATRVGERGVQLSGGQRQRVAIARAFLKDAPILIMDEATSHLDTISEQQIRAALEELMSQRTSIIIAHRLSTIQGADTILVMDAGRVVEAGSHAQLLAAGGAYARLVANQSSMVAA
- a CDS encoding selenium-binding protein SBP56-related protein — protein: MGMRPDPTFHASPRLAMEAPPEDYAYTLLLSPDFSQPDALAVIDVKPGSPTYSQVVHTVTMPNTGDEFHHFGWNACSSSLSPLSGHAFLERRYLIIPGLRSSRIYVVDTKPHPTQARIHKIIEPDEVFRKTGYSRPHTVHCGPEGIYVSTLGGAGKDGTDGPPGIFIMDCETFEVLGRWEIDRGAQEKHYDFWWNLPRDYMVSSEWGLPPQFENGIVPEDLLANRYGHRLHFWDLRARRNVQTLDLGANHQMALEVRPAHDPGREYGFVGVVIDTTNLEGSIWTWWREGGQFHIEKTATIPAEPAAAELLPPLLQGFGAVPPLVTDIDLSIDDKFLYVACWGTGELRQYDVTEPRKPKLTGSVHIGGIARRAPHPNGQRYGGGPQMVEISRDGKRVYWTNSLYSSWDDQFYPDGVPAAKVMAHVEPNGGLFLDKDFWVTFPDGYRSHQIRLEGGDCSTDSFCYPSVGS